The following are encoded together in the Novipirellula caenicola genome:
- a CDS encoding AI-2E family transporter, with product MGIQNADPISRWLPPLAIAVLATIAVAGLYLGQVIFIPLALGIILSFLLQPIVRMLERGGLQRVPAVVTVVLLVSMVLAGIGWSVGGQLRDLAHELRANQTYISNLESKIFDLRRLLGSGAMADLQATLERVGTRLEEVEGDAQNKTKVNETKVLVQAESQSQWAYMMATVGPLMGPLGTTALVVVLVIFMLISREDLRNRLIGMFGHGQLSVTTRALDDAGRRIGRYLMMQFLINASYGLALGLVLFVVGVPFALLWGLMAALLRYIPYVGPWMGAIFPIVTSLVAFEGWTQPLLVIAFIVALELISNMVIEPLLFGHSVGISAVGLILTAAFWTLLWGPIGLVMATPLTVCLVVLGQHVPRFRIFVVLLGDEPVLPPHVRFYQRLLARDQLEARELAHEQSGDTLKFQHICDQILMPAIVRARKDRYREQISVEDEAFVLQATHDILADRDRSSPQLDGGFLHRQSSPLATDRNDAAVGDRNGSAGPTVAENGACSPEATTKKPTLRILGCAAHHKSEELAVEMLAQALGPEGYYVHSLTTKALPSEVVDLVQQQHWDAVFLAVIPPSGMPQASYLCRRLRKTFPDLKIIVGYWGNKKRFDEVLVKMRSRGASYLTTSIGQTHKQIADLALLNRSNSPSRLVRSGHATDSND from the coding sequence ATGGGAATTCAAAATGCAGATCCGATCTCCCGATGGCTGCCGCCACTGGCGATTGCGGTACTGGCCACGATCGCGGTCGCTGGACTGTACCTGGGCCAGGTGATCTTTATCCCACTGGCACTGGGAATCATCTTAAGTTTTCTCTTGCAACCGATTGTCCGGATGCTTGAGCGTGGCGGGCTCCAACGCGTACCTGCGGTGGTGACCGTTGTGCTGCTAGTCTCGATGGTGCTCGCTGGAATCGGCTGGAGCGTAGGGGGACAGTTGCGGGATCTCGCTCACGAACTGCGTGCGAATCAAACTTATATCAGTAATCTAGAGAGCAAGATTTTCGATCTGCGGCGTTTGTTGGGCAGCGGGGCGATGGCCGACCTGCAAGCTACCTTGGAGCGGGTTGGCACGAGATTGGAAGAGGTAGAAGGAGACGCTCAAAACAAGACCAAGGTGAACGAGACCAAGGTACTCGTCCAAGCGGAGTCGCAGTCGCAGTGGGCTTACATGATGGCCACCGTCGGTCCGCTGATGGGTCCGCTGGGGACGACCGCACTCGTGGTTGTACTGGTCATTTTCATGCTCATCAGCCGCGAGGATCTGCGGAACCGTTTGATTGGGATGTTCGGACATGGTCAGTTGTCAGTCACCACCCGGGCGCTGGATGACGCGGGACGACGAATTGGCCGGTATCTGATGATGCAGTTTCTGATCAACGCTAGTTACGGACTGGCCCTTGGACTTGTGTTGTTCGTCGTGGGTGTCCCCTTTGCGCTGTTATGGGGATTGATGGCGGCGCTGCTGCGATATATCCCGTACGTCGGGCCCTGGATGGGTGCGATCTTCCCAATCGTGACGAGCTTGGTCGCGTTTGAAGGTTGGACGCAACCATTGTTAGTGATTGCCTTTATCGTCGCGTTGGAACTCATCAGCAACATGGTAATTGAGCCACTGCTGTTTGGACACAGCGTCGGTATCTCCGCAGTCGGGCTGATCTTGACCGCCGCATTCTGGACGCTTCTATGGGGACCGATCGGCCTTGTAATGGCCACTCCGCTGACAGTTTGCCTCGTGGTTCTTGGTCAGCATGTGCCTCGGTTCCGGATCTTCGTGGTGCTGCTGGGGGACGAACCTGTTCTGCCGCCTCACGTCCGTTTTTATCAGCGACTGCTGGCTCGTGATCAATTGGAAGCAAGGGAATTGGCACACGAACAGTCAGGGGACACGCTCAAATTTCAACACATCTGCGATCAAATTCTGATGCCGGCCATCGTGCGAGCCCGCAAGGATCGCTACCGGGAGCAGATTTCGGTTGAGGATGAAGCCTTTGTGCTGCAGGCCACACATGACATCCTTGCGGATCGCGATAGGTCATCACCGCAGTTAGACGGCGGATTTCTGCACCGCCAAAGTTCGCCGCTGGCGACAGATCGCAACGATGCCGCCGTGGGCGACCGGAATGGTTCTGCGGGCCCGACGGTCGCGGAAAACGGGGCGTGTTCGCCAGAAGCGACAACAAAGAAGCCGACACTACGAATTCTCGGCTGCGCGGCGCATCACAAGTCCGAGGAACTTGCGGTGGAGATGCTTGCACAAGCACTCGGTCCCGAGGGGTATTACGTCCATTCACTGACGACCAAGGCACTTCCGAGCGAGGTCGTCGATCTGGTGCAGCAGCAGCATTGGGATGCCGTCTTCCTAGCGGTGATCCCACCGAGCGGAATGCCACAGGCCAGTTACCTTTGTCGGCGGCTGCGAAAGACGTTTCCCGACTTGAAAATCATCGTCGGTTATTGGGGTAATAAAAAGCGATTTGACGAGGTGCTTGTCAAGATGCGATCGCGAGGTGCGAGTTACCTGACGACTTCGATCGGTCAGACGCACAAGCAAATTGCGGATCTCGCACTACTGAACCGCAGCAACAGTCCCTCTCGCCTAGTAAGGAGTGGTCATGCCACGGATTCTAATGATTGA
- a CDS encoding response regulator → MPRILMIEDNEMNRDMLSRRLQRRGFDVVLAVNGAEGIRMAQTESPDLILMDLNMPDVDGWEAARLLKQSPDTKHLPIIALTAHEAPGNRERLIATGCAEYHTKPVQLPLLVSQIETILKKLRSDVP, encoded by the coding sequence ATGCCACGGATTCTAATGATTGAAGACAATGAGATGAATCGAGATATGCTCTCGAGACGACTACAGCGACGTGGCTTTGATGTCGTGTTAGCGGTAAACGGAGCCGAAGGGATTCGCATGGCGCAGACCGAGTCGCCCGATCTCATCCTGATGGATCTCAATATGCCCGACGTCGATGGTTGGGAGGCGGCTCGGTTGCTGAAGCAATCTCCCGACACGAAACATCTGCCCATCATCGCGCTGACTGCGCATGAAGCCCCCGGAAACCGCGAACGCCTGATTGCCACGGGGTGCGCCGAATATCACACAAAGCCGGTGCAACTGCCGCTGTTGGTATCCCAGATCGAAACGATCCTCAAAAAACTGCGAAGCGACGTCCCATGA
- a CDS encoding PAS domain S-box protein has translation MTPHDNAQPATPNTEISKDSQNLEQLSACALPFSPAAIPENESDRLAALRRYQILDTLPEKEFDDLTSLAAQLFQTPIALVSLVDEKRQWFKATVGLDASETPRKLAFCGHALLQDDVLVVPDAHLDVRFANNPLVVGEPHVRFYAGAPLVTPDGFALGTLCVIDTQPRTPDDAQITALKRLARQVVSQLELRRHLMQMKTLTDESQRALVALRDSEERYRVVAETASDALITIDDLSRIIYVNPAAERIFGYPAAELIGQSITALMQPELQDRHREGLRRYLETGQPQIPWTGVEVMGRHRSGSPIPLEISFGKYEREGRTYFTGILRDVTRRQAAQMRWDAQHRVTRILAESTSLEQAAPPMLEVICRCLDWSAGELWTIDAEHQQLRCMSQYPQTQSAFSEATHRSRFRPGEGLPGRIWQNASPVWIESIASEDLFQRTATALQEGLHSGIGVPIMIDGKVYGAITFFDRKALPFDQERIDQLVSVSLQIGQLVERKQAEQERQEMERFAVGTVDGLASQIAIIDETGEILATNRAWREFAETNQARDSVGIGVGANYLQVCDHAAARHSAEAAEVAAGIRAVLAGDRGHFEIEYPCHAPAQKRWFTARVTRFAGAGATRAVISHENITHRKLAEAALVLSEERMQRIAANVPGLVFQAIRSSDRQLRLPYISEGARELLETDTEQIAADPQKLIDAIHPEDRLSFDQSMSEAAEDLRPWKWEGRIQLPSGQHRWVYGAARLQKLPTGAVAYDGLLIDITERKQATEELLLLKVALEQTNTGIVISDARQPDCPLIYVNRPFEQLSGYSAEEVIGRNCRFLQGRGTEPAAVSQLRDAVSNGTECRVVIKNYRKDGALFWNELRISPVRDHLGRLTHFIGMQNDITERIRSEKTQRRLARYNKLLLESTAEGIYGMDLRGNLTFVNPSATAILGLDDSEVLGKSAHSLMHHSFPDGAPYPVADCPIFRALETGEVVRLEDQVFWRNDGTSFPVACVASPIIEDGEVEGAVVAFSDITERLRTQYDLQEAKDAAEIANQAKSHFLANMSHELRTPLNAVLGYSEMLQEDAQDLGHEELLPDLQKIHSAGRHLLSLINDLLDLSKIEAGKMTIYNETFDIATILREIAATVEPLVRINDNRLEVKIAAEVGTMYADVTKVKQLLYNLLSNAAKFSSDGEIRLTVERDDVDNESWITFCVADTGIGMTDEQLDRLFQPFIQADDSTTRRFGGTGLGLALTRRFCQLMGGEVSVRSEPGCGSVFTIRLPTAQSPQIPAIENTEDDRTTDDEGAPVALVVDDDPAARDLLTRFFRRQGFRVELAANGDEALVHARAHLPAVITLDVMMPRLDGWATLAALKADSQLTDVPVIMLTVVNEKGIGYALGAAEYLTKPIDRPRLAEVLRKLRIQHLVDNVLVIDDDEVARASVRKVFQDLDVFVVEAENGQVALDRIGEKPPQLILLDLVMPVMDGFEFLDHLRKLPEMQDIPVVVLTARDLTPEERTELSGKVEQVFNKLSWTCEDLQMELRRILSEFQHQPPPNQNDLAESSDEVTRI, from the coding sequence ATGACGCCCCACGACAACGCGCAGCCCGCGACGCCGAATACCGAAATCTCAAAAGATTCGCAGAACCTTGAACAGCTATCCGCTTGCGCGCTTCCATTTTCGCCCGCTGCTATTCCAGAAAATGAATCGGATCGGCTCGCTGCGCTTCGTCGCTACCAGATCCTGGACACGCTGCCTGAGAAGGAGTTCGACGATCTGACATCGCTCGCGGCCCAGCTTTTCCAGACTCCCATCGCTCTGGTCAGTCTGGTGGACGAGAAGCGGCAATGGTTTAAAGCCACGGTCGGGCTCGACGCAAGCGAAACGCCACGTAAATTGGCATTCTGTGGCCATGCTCTGCTGCAGGACGACGTCCTGGTGGTTCCCGATGCCCATCTGGATGTCCGCTTTGCGAACAACCCGCTGGTCGTCGGCGAGCCGCACGTTCGCTTTTACGCGGGCGCTCCGCTGGTGACACCGGACGGCTTCGCGTTGGGAACCCTGTGTGTCATCGATACTCAGCCCCGGACGCCCGATGACGCGCAGATCACCGCCTTGAAGCGATTGGCCCGGCAGGTCGTCAGCCAGCTAGAACTTCGTCGACATCTAATGCAGATGAAAACGTTGACAGATGAGAGTCAACGGGCCCTAGTCGCTCTCCGCGATAGCGAGGAACGGTACCGAGTGGTCGCCGAAACGGCCTCCGACGCGCTGATCACGATCGATGACCTGAGCCGCATTATCTACGTCAATCCGGCAGCAGAGCGGATCTTTGGCTACCCAGCGGCGGAGTTGATTGGGCAGTCGATCACCGCGCTAATGCAGCCTGAACTGCAAGATCGTCACCGCGAGGGACTGCGTCGATACCTCGAGACCGGCCAGCCGCAGATCCCCTGGACCGGCGTGGAGGTGATGGGACGACACCGCTCCGGTTCGCCGATACCGCTGGAGATCTCGTTTGGCAAATATGAGCGAGAGGGACGCACTTATTTTACCGGCATCCTCCGCGACGTCACCCGTCGTCAAGCGGCGCAGATGCGCTGGGATGCTCAACATCGGGTCACGCGGATTCTAGCAGAATCGACCTCTCTCGAGCAGGCAGCACCTCCGATGCTGGAAGTCATCTGCCGCTGCCTCGATTGGAGTGCGGGCGAGTTATGGACGATCGATGCGGAACACCAGCAGCTCCGCTGTATGAGCCAGTATCCGCAGACCCAGTCGGCATTCAGCGAGGCGACACATCGCAGCCGTTTCCGACCCGGCGAAGGATTACCAGGCCGGATTTGGCAGAATGCGAGTCCCGTTTGGATCGAATCGATCGCAAGCGAAGATTTGTTCCAACGAACTGCAACCGCCCTACAGGAAGGTCTGCACTCGGGTATCGGGGTTCCGATCATGATCGATGGTAAGGTGTACGGCGCGATTACATTTTTTGACCGCAAAGCATTGCCTTTTGATCAGGAACGCATCGATCAGCTCGTCAGCGTTTCACTACAGATCGGGCAGCTGGTGGAACGCAAGCAAGCCGAACAGGAGCGGCAGGAGATGGAGCGGTTCGCCGTGGGGACGGTTGACGGTCTTGCATCCCAAATTGCGATCATTGACGAGACCGGGGAAATTCTCGCCACGAATCGAGCCTGGCGCGAATTTGCAGAGACCAACCAGGCACGCGATTCCGTCGGCATAGGCGTCGGTGCAAACTATCTGCAAGTCTGTGATCACGCGGCCGCTCGGCACAGTGCCGAAGCCGCTGAAGTTGCAGCTGGTATTCGTGCGGTCCTGGCGGGAGATCGAGGGCACTTTGAGATCGAATATCCCTGTCATGCTCCCGCTCAAAAACGATGGTTCACCGCCCGTGTCACCCGGTTTGCCGGCGCTGGCGCTACACGGGCAGTGATCTCTCATGAAAATATTACCCATCGCAAGCTGGCCGAAGCCGCGTTGGTGTTAAGTGAAGAACGCATGCAGCGGATTGCAGCGAATGTTCCCGGACTGGTGTTTCAGGCAATTCGAAGCTCCGACAGGCAGCTGCGTCTGCCGTATATCAGCGAGGGGGCACGCGAGTTGTTAGAGACCGACACGGAACAGATCGCGGCCGATCCGCAGAAATTGATCGATGCGATTCATCCCGAAGATCGCCTGTCTTTCGATCAGTCGATGTCCGAGGCGGCAGAGGATCTGAGACCGTGGAAGTGGGAGGGCCGCATTCAGCTTCCCTCGGGCCAGCATCGCTGGGTGTATGGGGCGGCTCGGTTGCAGAAGCTTCCTACCGGAGCAGTCGCGTATGACGGGCTGTTGATCGACATTACGGAGCGTAAGCAAGCGACCGAGGAACTGCTGTTGTTGAAGGTCGCCCTTGAACAGACCAATACGGGGATTGTCATCTCCGACGCGCGTCAACCGGATTGTCCGCTGATCTATGTTAACCGGCCGTTCGAACAGCTATCAGGTTATTCCGCCGAGGAGGTGATTGGACGGAACTGTCGGTTCCTGCAAGGACGGGGGACGGAACCGGCGGCGGTTTCTCAGCTCCGCGACGCCGTGAGCAATGGCACCGAATGCCGCGTTGTCATCAAGAACTATCGCAAGGATGGGGCTCTATTCTGGAATGAGCTTCGGATCTCGCCCGTACGCGACCACCTGGGCCGGCTGACTCACTTCATCGGCATGCAGAATGACATTACCGAGCGGATTCGCTCCGAAAAGACCCAGCGACGACTGGCCCGCTACAACAAGCTGTTGCTGGAAAGCACCGCCGAAGGAATCTATGGTATGGATCTCCGCGGCAATTTGACGTTCGTCAATCCTTCGGCAACTGCGATTCTTGGACTAGACGATTCCGAGGTGCTTGGGAAGTCTGCACATTCGCTAATGCATCACAGCTTTCCAGACGGCGCCCCCTACCCGGTGGCCGATTGTCCGATCTTCCGCGCGCTAGAGACCGGAGAAGTCGTCAGACTTGAGGACCAGGTTTTCTGGAGAAATGACGGGACCTCGTTTCCCGTCGCCTGCGTGGCCTCGCCGATCATTGAAGACGGAGAGGTCGAAGGCGCGGTAGTCGCATTCTCGGATATCACCGAACGCCTTCGCACCCAGTATGATCTGCAGGAGGCCAAGGATGCCGCCGAAATCGCCAACCAAGCAAAAAGTCACTTTCTAGCCAACATGAGTCACGAACTACGCACCCCGCTGAACGCCGTGCTCGGCTACAGCGAAATGCTGCAGGAAGACGCTCAGGACCTGGGACACGAGGAACTACTGCCCGACCTACAGAAGATTCATTCCGCCGGCAGACACCTGCTCTCGCTGATCAATGATTTGCTCGATCTGTCCAAGATCGAAGCCGGAAAGATGACCATTTATAACGAGACTTTCGACATCGCGACGATCCTCCGAGAAATTGCGGCCACGGTAGAGCCACTCGTACGGATCAACGATAACCGACTGGAAGTCAAGATCGCTGCCGAAGTGGGGACCATGTATGCGGATGTCACTAAAGTCAAACAGTTGCTGTATAACCTGCTGAGCAATGCAGCAAAATTCAGTTCCGACGGAGAGATTCGCTTGACGGTCGAGCGAGATGACGTGGACAACGAAAGCTGGATCACGTTTTGCGTCGCCGATACCGGAATCGGGATGACCGACGAACAACTCGATCGGCTGTTTCAACCTTTCATCCAGGCCGATGATTCGACGACCCGCCGCTTTGGCGGAACGGGACTCGGTCTGGCCCTGACACGACGTTTCTGTCAGTTGATGGGAGGAGAGGTCAGCGTCCGCAGCGAACCAGGCTGCGGATCGGTGTTCACGATTCGTTTACCGACGGCTCAGAGCCCGCAAATCCCGGCGATCGAAAATACGGAGGATGACAGGACCACGGACGACGAGGGGGCTCCGGTCGCATTGGTCGTGGACGATGACCCGGCCGCCCGTGACCTGCTGACACGCTTCTTCCGCCGTCAGGGATTCCGTGTCGAATTGGCTGCAAACGGAGACGAAGCGTTGGTCCATGCGCGAGCTCACCTGCCCGCCGTCATCACGCTTGACGTGATGATGCCTCGGCTCGACGGCTGGGCCACACTCGCGGCGCTGAAAGCCGATTCACAACTTACCGACGTTCCGGTCATTATGTTGACGGTCGTCAACGAAAAAGGCATCGGATACGCATTGGGGGCCGCGGAATATCTCACAAAGCCGATCGATCGCCCCCGACTCGCTGAGGTGCTTCGGAAGTTGCGGATTCAACATCTTGTCGATAACGTGCTGGTGATCGACGACGACGAGGTCGCACGGGCCTCGGTGCGGAAGGTCTTTCAAGATTTGGATGTGTTCGTGGTCGAAGCCGAAAACGGCCAAGTTGCGCTGGACCGCATCGGCGAAAAGCCGCCCCAGCTAATACTGCTCGATCTGGTGATGCCCGTGATGGACGGATTTGAGTTTCTCGATCATCTGCGCAAACTTCCCGAAATGCAGGATATACCGGTGGTCGTATTGACGGCACGCGATTTAACCCCAGAGGAACGGACCGAACTGAGCGGCAAGGTGGAGCAGGTTTTTAATAAACTGTCATGGACATGCGAAGATCTACAGATGGAACTTCGGCGAATCCTTTCTGAATTTCAACATCAACCGCCGCCGAATCAAAATGATCTCGCTGAATCGTCCGACGAGGTAACTCGAATATGA
- a CDS encoding response regulator — translation MNKLLLVEDNEQNWDMLSRRLKRRGYEVLIATDGQQGVQRAELDHPDLILMDISLPVMDGWQATRRILAHEGTQDIPIIALTAHAMDSDREKSLAAGCKDYHTKPVEFDRLVEQIEALLKR, via the coding sequence ATGAATAAGTTGCTCCTGGTTGAAGACAACGAACAGAACTGGGACATGCTCTCGCGACGGCTAAAACGTCGTGGATACGAGGTGCTAATCGCCACCGATGGGCAGCAGGGGGTACAGCGTGCCGAGCTTGATCACCCGGACTTGATCCTGATGGATATCAGTCTTCCTGTAATGGATGGCTGGCAGGCCACACGACGAATCCTTGCACACGAAGGCACCCAGGATATCCCGATCATTGCGCTGACCGCACACGCGATGGACAGTGATCGAGAAAAATCGTTGGCTGCTGGGTGTAAGGATTATCACACGAAACCGGTCGAATTCGACCGATTAGTCGAACAGATCGAAGCACTTCTGAAGCGATGA